One segment of Macrotis lagotis isolate mMagLag1 chromosome 1, bilby.v1.9.chrom.fasta, whole genome shotgun sequence DNA contains the following:
- the LOC141510020 gene encoding T-cell-interacting, activating receptor on myeloid cells protein 1-like isoform X1, translating to MFPTFIPLLYLGLSLVREMEMHMGNPSRPHLQAYPAPVVGPGRDVTLQCSLPPDSCLQTMTFILHKEQHPKPIQSKTGKWTKFNFTLYSLRSQDTGNYSCTYNDTADSYRVSESSETLELWVTATLPKPSLSATPRHLVVSGGNVTLRCQGPIRGVRFALYNEGEERCVGIKEFTQDAAEFHFPHVNINVSGNYSCRYDLGPESNVSVSPSEILELMVQSKKDTLSRQPAQTKGKDSRTILIVLSCIFILFLVFLFLAIRNHQLIQIMTSHGQLPRRFPDDPCLSQQVCLSHNSGSPQKEYIQMNQWSQSETAVREDEDLQTITYIQLDKRILSETQKGVPSKPPLEPTLYDSVAIHCEAERNASLQTEMVAQCQGRSNNQN from the exons ATGTTCCCCACATTCATCCCCCTTCTCTATTTGG GTCTAAGCCTGGTTCGGGAAATGGAGATGCATATGG GAAATCCCTCTAGGCCCCACCTCCAAGCCTATCCAGCTCCTGTGGTGGGCCCAGGGCGAGATGTGACCCTCCAGTGCAGCCTGCCACCAGACTCATGTCTCCAAACAATGACATTCATTCTCCACAAGGAACAGCACCCAAAGCCTATACAAAGCAAGACTGGAAAATGGACAAAGTTTAATTTCACACTTTATTCTCTGAGGTCCCAGGACACTGGGAACTATAGTTGCACCTACAATGATACTGCAGATTCTTATAGGGTTTCAGAGTCCAGTGAGACTCTGGAGCTCTGGGTTACAG CAACCCTCCCCAAGCCCTCCCTCTCAGCAACACCCAGACATCTGGTGGTTTCAGGAGGAAATGTGACCCTCCGATGTCAGGGACCAATCCGAGGTGTGAGATTTGCTCTCTACAATGAGGGAGAGGAAAGATGTGTAGGGATCAAAGAGTTTACCCAGGATGCGGCTGAGTTCCACTTTCCCCACGTGAACATCAATGTCTCTGGGAATTACAGTTGCCGCTATGACCTTGGACCAGAGAGCAATGTCAGCGTATCACCCAGTGAAATTCTGGAACTTATGGTACAAA GTAAGAAGGATACACTTTCTCGGCAACCAGCTCAGACTAAGG GGAAAGATTCCAGAACTATTCTGATTGTACTCAGCTGcatcttcattctcttcctcGTCTTCCTTTTTTTGGCAATCCGAAACCATCAACTCATCCAGATCA TGACTTCACATGGACAGCTCCCAAGAAG ATTCCCAGATGACCCATGCCTCTCTCAACAAGTTTGCCTTTCCCATAACTCTGGATCCCCCCAAAAGGAGT aTATACAGATGAATCAATGGAGCCAAAGTGAGACTGCT GTCAGAGAGGATGAAGACCTCCAGACAATTACCTACATCCAGTTGGATAAAAGGATCCTGAGTGAGACACAGAAAGGAGTCCCTTCTAAGCCACCACTGGAGCCCACTCTATATGATTCTGTAGCCATACACTGTGAGGCAGAGAGGAATGCATCACTGCAAACTGAAATGGTAGCCCAGTGCCAGGGAAGAAGTAACAATCAAAACTAA
- the LOC141510020 gene encoding immunoglobulin superfamily member 1-like isoform X2, with protein sequence MEMHMGNPSRPHLQAYPAPVVGPGRDVTLQCSLPPDSCLQTMTFILHKEQHPKPIQSKTGKWTKFNFTLYSLRSQDTGNYSCTYNDTADSYRVSESSETLELWVTATLPKPSLSATPRHLVVSGGNVTLRCQGPIRGVRFALYNEGEERCVGIKEFTQDAAEFHFPHVNINVSGNYSCRYDLGPESNVSVSPSEILELMVQSKKDTLSRQPAQTKGKDSRTILIVLSCIFILFLVFLFLAIRNHQLIQIMTSHGQLPRRFPDDPCLSQQVCLSHNSGSPQKEYIQMNQWSQSETAVREDEDLQTITYIQLDKRILSETQKGVPSKPPLEPTLYDSVAIHCEAERNASLQTEMVAQCQGRSNNQN encoded by the exons ATGGAGATGCATATGG GAAATCCCTCTAGGCCCCACCTCCAAGCCTATCCAGCTCCTGTGGTGGGCCCAGGGCGAGATGTGACCCTCCAGTGCAGCCTGCCACCAGACTCATGTCTCCAAACAATGACATTCATTCTCCACAAGGAACAGCACCCAAAGCCTATACAAAGCAAGACTGGAAAATGGACAAAGTTTAATTTCACACTTTATTCTCTGAGGTCCCAGGACACTGGGAACTATAGTTGCACCTACAATGATACTGCAGATTCTTATAGGGTTTCAGAGTCCAGTGAGACTCTGGAGCTCTGGGTTACAG CAACCCTCCCCAAGCCCTCCCTCTCAGCAACACCCAGACATCTGGTGGTTTCAGGAGGAAATGTGACCCTCCGATGTCAGGGACCAATCCGAGGTGTGAGATTTGCTCTCTACAATGAGGGAGAGGAAAGATGTGTAGGGATCAAAGAGTTTACCCAGGATGCGGCTGAGTTCCACTTTCCCCACGTGAACATCAATGTCTCTGGGAATTACAGTTGCCGCTATGACCTTGGACCAGAGAGCAATGTCAGCGTATCACCCAGTGAAATTCTGGAACTTATGGTACAAA GTAAGAAGGATACACTTTCTCGGCAACCAGCTCAGACTAAGG GGAAAGATTCCAGAACTATTCTGATTGTACTCAGCTGcatcttcattctcttcctcGTCTTCCTTTTTTTGGCAATCCGAAACCATCAACTCATCCAGATCA TGACTTCACATGGACAGCTCCCAAGAAG ATTCCCAGATGACCCATGCCTCTCTCAACAAGTTTGCCTTTCCCATAACTCTGGATCCCCCCAAAAGGAGT aTATACAGATGAATCAATGGAGCCAAAGTGAGACTGCT GTCAGAGAGGATGAAGACCTCCAGACAATTACCTACATCCAGTTGGATAAAAGGATCCTGAGTGAGACACAGAAAGGAGTCCCTTCTAAGCCACCACTGGAGCCCACTCTATATGATTCTGTAGCCATACACTGTGAGGCAGAGAGGAATGCATCACTGCAAACTGAAATGGTAGCCCAGTGCCAGGGAAGAAGTAACAATCAAAACTAA
- the LOC141510020 gene encoding leukocyte immunoglobulin-like receptor subfamily A member 1 isoform X3, producing the protein MTFILHKEQHPKPIQSKTGKWTKFNFTLYSLRSQDTGNYSCTYNDTADSYRVSESSETLELWVTATLPKPSLSATPRHLVVSGGNVTLRCQGPIRGVRFALYNEGEERCVGIKEFTQDAAEFHFPHVNINVSGNYSCRYDLGPESNVSVSPSEILELMVQSKKDTLSRQPAQTKGKDSRTILIVLSCIFILFLVFLFLAIRNHQLIQIMTSHGQLPRRFPDDPCLSQQVCLSHNSGSPQKEYIQMNQWSQSETAVREDEDLQTITYIQLDKRILSETQKGVPSKPPLEPTLYDSVAIHCEAERNASLQTEMVAQCQGRSNNQN; encoded by the exons ATGACATTCATTCTCCACAAGGAACAGCACCCAAAGCCTATACAAAGCAAGACTGGAAAATGGACAAAGTTTAATTTCACACTTTATTCTCTGAGGTCCCAGGACACTGGGAACTATAGTTGCACCTACAATGATACTGCAGATTCTTATAGGGTTTCAGAGTCCAGTGAGACTCTGGAGCTCTGGGTTACAG CAACCCTCCCCAAGCCCTCCCTCTCAGCAACACCCAGACATCTGGTGGTTTCAGGAGGAAATGTGACCCTCCGATGTCAGGGACCAATCCGAGGTGTGAGATTTGCTCTCTACAATGAGGGAGAGGAAAGATGTGTAGGGATCAAAGAGTTTACCCAGGATGCGGCTGAGTTCCACTTTCCCCACGTGAACATCAATGTCTCTGGGAATTACAGTTGCCGCTATGACCTTGGACCAGAGAGCAATGTCAGCGTATCACCCAGTGAAATTCTGGAACTTATGGTACAAA GTAAGAAGGATACACTTTCTCGGCAACCAGCTCAGACTAAGG GGAAAGATTCCAGAACTATTCTGATTGTACTCAGCTGcatcttcattctcttcctcGTCTTCCTTTTTTTGGCAATCCGAAACCATCAACTCATCCAGATCA TGACTTCACATGGACAGCTCCCAAGAAG ATTCCCAGATGACCCATGCCTCTCTCAACAAGTTTGCCTTTCCCATAACTCTGGATCCCCCCAAAAGGAGT aTATACAGATGAATCAATGGAGCCAAAGTGAGACTGCT GTCAGAGAGGATGAAGACCTCCAGACAATTACCTACATCCAGTTGGATAAAAGGATCCTGAGTGAGACACAGAAAGGAGTCCCTTCTAAGCCACCACTGGAGCCCACTCTATATGATTCTGTAGCCATACACTGTGAGGCAGAGAGGAATGCATCACTGCAAACTGAAATGGTAGCCCAGTGCCAGGGAAGAAGTAACAATCAAAACTAA